CGGTACCTGCTGGACCTGTTGGACGAGGAGGATGAGCGGTGAAGTTCCGCGAGTCGTTGATCGAGGGGCCTTCGAGGTCACCCCGCAGCTGCACGGGGATCCGCGCGGGCTGTTCACCGAGTGGTACCGCTTCGACCGGCTCGCCGAGGTGGTCGGGCATCCGCTGCGCCTCGCCCAGGGCAACCTGTCGGTGTCGGCCCGCGACGTGGTGCGCGGGGTGCACTTCGCGGACGTGCCGCCGGGCCAGGCCAAGTACGTGAGCTGTGTGCGCGGTGCGGTGCTGGACGTGCTGGTGGACCTGCGGGTCGGCTCGCCGACGTTCGGCCGCTGGG
The Kitasatospora paranensis genome window above contains:
- a CDS encoding dTDP-4-dehydrorhamnose 3,5-epimerase, with translation MSGEVPRVVDRGAFEVTPQLHGDPRGLFTEWYRFDRLAEVVGHPLRLAQGNLSVSARDVVRGVHFADVPPGQAKYVSCVRGAVLDVLVDLRVGSPTFGRWEGFRLDDVDRRAVYVPEGIGHGFCALTDDATLSYLCSETYNPVGEHAVHPLDPELGIDWPAGTPQLSDRDAAAPSLAEALAGGLLPSYEECRAYTAGL